In Pengzhenrongella sicca, a single genomic region encodes these proteins:
- a CDS encoding suppressor of fused domain protein, whose amino-acid sequence MTEPSVHPLPRGLVQALQLIYGDAEPDFRWETLQRWDEGGPDPLDEVLVFARHEPVPHWHYVGVGLTATSGPNPPLATRHGTSEEDDVDDGRGWSFELTARLSRADHEDEPPTFMANVLQNLARYVAETGNAFGPGHTMDLHGPIQSTSTTPVGHVLCVEDPELGFAQRSETGALDEGVDFLQIVGLTADEAAAKKSWTAEGFSDLFVQYYPLLTTHLSRTSIFAAPDAVAALETGRTRDGSSTAGLALDVLTVRDTTAVLDRLRRRRRAVTITIGAHMVNTFCLLLPLRIGAGCSFYLEGPETRATFVPESDVKVHEHEPADWVIGLSPDQARALSDKLLPQAGTYRVGELPDLLFEVRATVVRDVAGGVIETIG is encoded by the coding sequence GTGACAGAACCGAGTGTTCACCCCCTGCCTCGCGGTCTCGTTCAAGCTTTGCAGCTGATATATGGAGATGCCGAGCCTGACTTTCGATGGGAGACCCTCCAACGCTGGGACGAGGGCGGGCCAGATCCGCTCGACGAAGTCCTTGTGTTCGCCCGGCATGAGCCGGTGCCGCATTGGCACTACGTCGGCGTCGGCCTGACCGCGACGTCTGGCCCAAATCCGCCACTCGCGACCAGACATGGCACCTCCGAGGAAGATGACGTCGATGACGGCCGTGGGTGGAGTTTCGAGCTGACGGCTCGCCTGTCTCGTGCGGACCACGAGGACGAGCCACCAACCTTCATGGCGAACGTCCTGCAGAATCTCGCCCGCTACGTAGCCGAGACAGGCAACGCGTTTGGGCCTGGGCACACCATGGATCTACACGGGCCCATTCAGTCGACATCGACGACACCGGTGGGGCACGTGCTGTGCGTCGAGGACCCGGAACTGGGATTTGCGCAGCGCTCCGAAACGGGCGCCTTGGACGAGGGGGTCGACTTCCTGCAGATCGTCGGGCTGACCGCGGACGAGGCCGCCGCGAAGAAGAGTTGGACCGCCGAAGGCTTCAGCGACCTCTTCGTGCAGTACTACCCGCTACTCACTACCCACCTCAGCCGAACCTCGATCTTCGCCGCTCCGGACGCAGTCGCCGCGCTCGAGACAGGGCGCACGCGCGACGGATCCTCCACGGCAGGACTAGCCCTCGACGTGCTGACGGTGCGGGACACCACCGCAGTGTTGGATCGGCTGCGGCGCCGCCGGCGGGCGGTGACTATCACGATCGGCGCCCACATGGTCAACACGTTCTGCCTGCTGCTTCCGCTACGCATCGGCGCCGGATGCTCGTTCTACCTCGAGGGCCCGGAAACCCGGGCCACCTTCGTCCCCGAATCCGACGTCAAAGTACATGAGCACGAGCCAGCGGACTGGGTGATCGGACTTTCACCCGATCAGGCGCGGGCATTGTCGGACAAGCTCCTCCCTCAGGCGGGGACATACCGCGTGGGCGAGTTGCCTGATCTGCTCTTCGAGGTCCGCGCGACCGTGGTACGCGACGTCGCGGGCGGAGTCATCGAGACCATCGGCTGA
- a CDS encoding helix-turn-helix transcriptional regulator has protein sequence MSELASVLRSWRDRVSPADVGLPAIAGRRAAGLRREELSALAGISVDYLVRLEQGRARNPSPSVLRALAIALRLTDDERDHLYQVAGVAPPSAQSVPQHIGPGVQRIVDRLSDVPMAVFTAAHDIVLWNPLWAALTGDPSLHVGIERNLVWRYFTSGHPGTQYDDQHEEDFANDLAADLRAAVGRYPEDVPLAQLVSRLRTESAEFERRWAQARVAQHRSSRKTVTNATVGPIVVDCDVLTVPGSDLRIVVYTVAPHSVDETRLDLLRVTGLQRFTATPI, from the coding sequence ATGAGCGAGCTCGCCAGCGTGTTGCGGTCATGGCGCGATCGGGTCAGCCCGGCAGACGTCGGGCTGCCCGCCATCGCGGGACGGCGCGCGGCGGGGCTGCGACGCGAGGAGCTCTCGGCCCTGGCGGGGATCAGCGTGGACTACCTGGTGCGCCTCGAGCAGGGTCGGGCACGCAACCCTTCACCCTCCGTGCTTCGGGCTCTGGCCATCGCCTTACGCCTCACCGACGACGAGCGCGACCATCTCTACCAGGTAGCCGGGGTGGCACCACCGTCCGCGCAGAGCGTGCCGCAGCACATCGGCCCCGGAGTGCAGCGAATCGTCGACCGGCTGTCCGATGTGCCGATGGCGGTCTTCACCGCCGCCCACGACATCGTGCTCTGGAACCCTTTGTGGGCCGCACTGACGGGAGATCCGTCCCTTCACGTCGGCATCGAACGAAATCTCGTGTGGCGGTACTTCACATCCGGTCACCCGGGGACGCAGTACGACGACCAGCACGAGGAGGACTTCGCCAATGACCTGGCGGCAGACCTACGCGCGGCCGTGGGCCGCTACCCCGAAGACGTCCCGCTCGCGCAGCTCGTGTCACGGCTGCGCACAGAATCCGCGGAGTTCGAACGCCGATGGGCGCAGGCCCGGGTCGCCCAGCACCGATCGAGTCGCAAGACCGTGACGAACGCGACGGTTGGCCCGATCGTCGTCGACTGCGACGTGTTGACAGTGCCCGGCAGCGACCTGCGGATCGTGGTCTACACGGTGGCGCCCCACAGCGTGGATGAGACACGGCTCGACCTCCTACGGGTGACCGGACTGCAGCGGTTCACGGCGACACCGATCTAG
- a CDS encoding SDR family NAD(P)-dependent oxidoreductase, with the protein MTTTLITGANKSLGLETARRLIEAGHTVYAGMRDLANGDAARALGARAIQLDVTDQTSVDAALASLPELDVLVNNAGILGSSFGVDDLNAETMQDVLDTNVLGIVRVVQAALPLLRRSAHPVVVNVSSGVGWPRFLSTEGHDEFPVPAVPYAASKAAVIALTVQYAKNLPTFRINASDPGYTATDFNGHGGHQTVVEGTDATVALALVAPDGPTGEFHNRYGRIEY; encoded by the coding sequence ATGACCACAACATTGATCACCGGCGCCAACAAGAGCCTCGGTCTCGAGACCGCCCGTCGACTCATCGAGGCGGGACACACCGTCTACGCCGGGATGCGCGATCTCGCGAACGGCGACGCGGCCCGTGCACTGGGTGCCCGCGCGATACAGTTGGACGTCACCGATCAAACCAGCGTTGACGCCGCACTCGCCTCGCTGCCAGAACTGGACGTCCTCGTCAACAACGCGGGCATCCTGGGCTCCTCGTTCGGCGTCGACGACCTGAACGCGGAAACCATGCAGGACGTGCTCGACACCAACGTCCTCGGCATCGTCCGCGTTGTTCAGGCGGCTTTGCCCCTCTTGCGGCGATCCGCTCACCCCGTCGTCGTCAACGTCTCTTCCGGGGTCGGTTGGCCGCGCTTCCTGAGCACCGAAGGGCACGACGAGTTCCCCGTGCCCGCCGTCCCGTACGCGGCCTCCAAGGCGGCGGTCATCGCGCTCACCGTCCAGTACGCGAAGAACCTGCCCACTTTCCGCATCAACGCCAGCGATCCGGGCTACACCGCCACCGACTTCAACGGCCACGGCGGACACCAGACAGTGGTCGAGGGCACCGATGCCACGGTGGCCCTTGCGCTCGTCGCGCCTGACGGCCCGACGGGCGAGTTCCACAACCGGTACGGACGGATCGAGTACTAG
- a CDS encoding DUF1697 domain-containing protein, protein MTSSVALLRGINVGGKNLIGMPDLAACFRDAGYADVRTDIQSGNVLFTADHASGPALEAEVERIIEERFQLPVLVVVRSREELAATITAAPANHGADELRSDVFFLKTPLTAELAYAQLPELRAGVDSVAPGPGALYFSRVAAQASRTRVTRLMSLPVFRQMAVRNWRTTTRLFELLNGG, encoded by the coding sequence ATGACATCGTCCGTAGCGTTGCTGCGCGGTATCAACGTGGGCGGCAAGAATCTGATTGGCATGCCGGACCTGGCCGCGTGCTTCCGTGACGCCGGCTATGCGGACGTCCGCACCGATATCCAGAGTGGCAACGTCCTGTTCACGGCAGATCACGCGTCCGGGCCGGCACTCGAGGCCGAGGTCGAGCGCATTATTGAGGAGCGGTTCCAGCTCCCGGTCCTCGTCGTGGTCCGATCCCGCGAAGAGCTTGCCGCGACGATCACCGCGGCCCCCGCAAACCACGGCGCCGACGAACTTCGGAGCGACGTCTTCTTCCTGAAGACTCCACTCACCGCCGAATTGGCGTATGCGCAGCTGCCGGAACTGCGTGCGGGAGTCGATTCGGTGGCGCCTGGCCCCGGCGCGCTCTACTTCTCGCGGGTGGCGGCGCAGGCATCCAGAACCCGCGTAACCCGCCTCATGAGCTTGCCCGTCTTCCGGCAGATGGCCGTGCGCAACTGGCGCACGACCACTCGCCTGTTCGAGTTGCTGAACGGCGGCTGA
- a CDS encoding RidA family protein encodes MAIVPPGATTIYVGGQNGVDADGLARRRGQRGRAVCPRPGEREDSARRRRSDPRRRAHWTVLFVDGVDSAAGYKAIASELTSDEPALVTAARVAGLGVPGALVEISAIAAVLR; translated from the coding sequence GTGGCAATCGTGCCGCCCGGCGCGACCACGATCTACGTTGGCGGTCAGAACGGCGTCGACGCCGACGGCCTCGCTCGTCGGCGCGGGCAACGTGGCCGTGCAGTCTGCCCGCGCCCTGGAGAACGCGAAGACAGCGCTCGCCGCCGCCGGAGCGACCCTCGGCGACGTGCTCATTGGACCGTGCTCTTCGTGGACGGTGTCGACTCCGCAGCGGGGTACAAGGCGATCGCATCGGAGCTCACGTCCGACGAACCGGCTCTGGTAACCGCTGCGCGCGTCGCCGGCCTGGGCGTGCCGGGCGCGCTCGTCGAGATCAGCGCGATCGCCGCCGTGCTGCGATGA
- the istA gene encoding IS21 family transposase, which produces MIGMEDWAEARRLRRVEGMAISAIARRLGIARNTVKKALACDRPPKYERPARGSVVDAVEAQVRELLVSCPTMPATVIAERIGWEHSLTVLKDRVRVLRPYYLPPDPATRTQYDPGARVQCDLWFPPVEVPLGAGQVGSPPVLVMVSGYSRMIFAIMLPSRQGPDLIAGHWALLTSMGAVSRELVWDNEGAVGSWRAGKPKLTDDFEAFRGILGIGIHQCRPRDPESKGLVERANGYLETSFLPGRTFTGPGDFNTQLVDWLKLANARQHRALGCRPNQRWEADRAAMLTLPPVAPQLGWRTRVRLPRDHYVRLGSNDYSVDPSAVGRFVEVIADLEQVTVHLGAKVVATHPRCWARWQTITDPAHRAAALAMSTTAADRPAPSQPADDVEQRDLGTYDAAFGLTDVA; this is translated from the coding sequence GTGATCGGTATGGAGGACTGGGCAGAGGCCCGTCGGCTGCGTCGCGTCGAGGGCATGGCGATCTCGGCGATTGCGCGCCGGCTCGGGATCGCGCGGAACACGGTCAAGAAGGCGCTGGCCTGTGATCGGCCGCCGAAGTACGAGCGGCCAGCTCGCGGCTCGGTGGTCGATGCGGTCGAGGCGCAGGTTCGTGAGTTGCTGGTCTCGTGCCCGACGATGCCGGCCACGGTGATCGCGGAGCGAATCGGGTGGGAGCACTCGTTGACGGTCCTGAAGGACCGGGTGCGGGTGCTGCGCCCGTACTACCTGCCGCCGGACCCAGCCACCCGCACCCAATACGACCCGGGCGCCCGAGTGCAGTGCGATCTGTGGTTCCCCCCAGTCGAGGTCCCGCTCGGTGCCGGGCAGGTGGGTTCACCGCCGGTGCTGGTGATGGTCTCGGGGTACTCGCGGATGATCTTCGCGATCATGCTGCCCTCGAGGCAGGGTCCGGACCTGATCGCCGGGCACTGGGCCTTGTTGACTTCGATGGGCGCGGTCTCGCGCGAGCTGGTCTGGGACAACGAGGGGGCGGTCGGGTCCTGGCGGGCCGGCAAACCCAAGCTCACCGACGACTTCGAAGCGTTCCGCGGGATCCTCGGAATCGGGATCCACCAGTGCCGCCCACGCGACCCGGAGTCCAAGGGGTTGGTCGAACGCGCGAACGGCTACCTGGAGACCTCGTTCCTGCCCGGGCGCACCTTCACCGGCCCCGGCGACTTCAACACCCAGCTGGTCGACTGGCTGAAACTGGCCAACGCCCGCCAGCACCGGGCACTGGGCTGCCGCCCGAACCAGCGGTGGGAGGCCGACCGGGCGGCGATGCTCACCCTGCCGCCGGTGGCCCCCCAGCTCGGCTGGCGCACCCGAGTGCGGCTCCCGCGCGACCACTACGTGCGCCTGGGCTCCAACGACTACTCCGTCGACCCGTCCGCAGTGGGCCGGTTCGTCGAGGTCATCGCCGACCTCGAGCAGGTCACCGTCCATCTAGGCGCCAAGGTCGTCGCGACCCACCCGCGTTGCTGGGCGCGCTGGCAGACCATCACCGACCCCGCCCACCGGGCCGCGGCATTGGCAATGTCCACCACAGCGGCCGACCGCCCAGCCCCCAGCCAGCCAGCCGACGACGTCGAGCAGCGTGACCTGGGCACCTACGACGCCGCGTTCGGTCTGACGGACGTGGCCTGA
- the istB gene encoding IS21-like element helper ATPase IstB — protein MGAATKTSTRDVSAELAFLTRALKAPTLREAVDRLAERARTESWTHEEFLAACLQREVSAREAHGGEGRIRAARFPGRKSLEDFDYDHARGLPRDQIAHLGTLDFVAARENVVFLGPPGTGKTHLATGIAVRACQAGHRVLFATASEWVDRLATAHHDGRLQDELRRLGRYPLLVIDEVGYIPFEPEAANLFFQLVSARYERASLIVTSNKPFGRWGEVFGDDTVAAAMIDRLVHHADVIALKGDSYRLKNRDLGRPPAASTD, from the coding sequence ATGGGCGCCGCGACCAAGACCAGCACCCGGGACGTGTCCGCCGAGCTCGCGTTCTTGACCCGGGCGCTGAAAGCCCCGACCCTGCGTGAGGCCGTCGACCGGCTCGCCGAACGCGCCCGGACCGAGTCCTGGACCCACGAGGAGTTCCTCGCCGCCTGCCTGCAGCGTGAGGTCTCCGCCCGCGAAGCCCACGGCGGTGAGGGCCGCATCCGCGCCGCCCGGTTCCCGGGCCGCAAGTCGTTGGAGGACTTCGACTACGACCACGCCCGGGGCCTGCCCCGCGACCAGATCGCCCACCTGGGCACCTTGGACTTCGTGGCCGCCCGCGAGAACGTCGTCTTCCTCGGCCCGCCCGGCACGGGCAAGACCCACCTCGCGACCGGGATCGCGGTCCGCGCCTGCCAGGCCGGGCACCGAGTCCTGTTCGCGACCGCATCGGAGTGGGTCGACCGCCTCGCGACCGCGCACCACGACGGGCGCCTGCAAGACGAGCTACGACGCCTGGGCCGCTACCCGCTGCTCGTCATCGACGAGGTCGGCTACATCCCGTTCGAACCCGAAGCGGCGAACCTATTCTTCCAACTCGTCTCGGCGCGCTACGAACGCGCCTCACTGATCGTCACGAGCAACAAACCGTTCGGCCGGTGGGGAGAAGTCTTCGGCGACGACACCGTCGCCGCCGCGATGATCGACCGCCTCGTTCACCACGCCGACGTCATCGCCCTCAAAGGCGACTCCTACCGGCTCAAGAACCGCGACCTCGGCCGCCCACCCGCGGCCAGCACCGACTGA
- a CDS encoding methyl-accepting chemotaxis protein translates to MLVKILVTVMLMVVATLVVGAVALRAVSSLKSANQEMYDNGIVPLQQLTEIQRSYQGDRARVIQYGVADAETRGVLSTELTERQAELMDQLETYRSAAVDPANVDALAAALDVYYTAAEDELFPLADSGNLTGFGAYFQESIRPLTTAVMDAIQVETTAQGETSSALRDTTDTQASEALLQILIIGIAGALLAMTLALLVARSISRRLARVAASLAALGDGDLTHDLAVDSRDELGQLASSLGAAQAKLQELVAGVVESAQTVSAAAEELSAANTQVAAGSEETSVQAGVVAAASEQVSRNVQTVAAGAEEMGASIREIAQNANQAAKVANTAIAVVSATNDTVAKLGVSSQEIGTVVKQITSIAEQTNLLALNATIEAARAGEAGKGFAVVAGEVKDLARETALATEEITRRVESIQAETLGAVAAIKEISVIIASINDYQMTIASAVEEQTATTNEMSRSVAEAATGSGEIAGNIAGVATGAASSSEVLVQMGSSVDELARMAADLRERVSAFTY, encoded by the coding sequence GTGCTGGTGAAGATTCTGGTCACGGTGATGCTCATGGTGGTGGCGACGCTGGTCGTCGGCGCCGTCGCGCTGCGCGCCGTCAGCTCGCTCAAGTCCGCGAACCAGGAGATGTACGACAACGGAATCGTTCCGCTGCAGCAGCTCACTGAGATCCAGCGGTCCTACCAAGGCGATCGCGCCAGGGTGATCCAGTATGGCGTGGCCGATGCGGAGACTCGCGGTGTGTTGAGCACCGAGCTGACCGAGCGGCAAGCAGAACTGATGGATCAGCTCGAGACGTACCGCTCCGCCGCCGTCGACCCGGCGAACGTCGACGCCCTCGCGGCGGCGCTCGACGTCTACTACACCGCGGCCGAGGACGAACTCTTCCCCCTCGCTGACTCGGGCAACCTGACCGGATTCGGCGCGTACTTCCAGGAGTCGATCCGTCCCCTGACGACGGCGGTCATGGACGCGATTCAGGTCGAGACCACCGCCCAGGGCGAGACGTCGTCGGCGCTGCGAGACACGACGGACACGCAAGCCTCGGAAGCACTGCTGCAGATCCTGATCATCGGGATCGCCGGCGCCCTGTTGGCCATGACCCTCGCGTTGCTCGTCGCCCGCTCGATCTCCCGCCGACTCGCGCGCGTGGCCGCGAGCCTCGCTGCACTCGGCGACGGCGACCTCACACATGACCTCGCGGTGGACTCGCGGGACGAACTCGGGCAACTCGCATCATCGCTGGGCGCTGCCCAGGCCAAACTTCAGGAGCTAGTCGCGGGTGTCGTCGAGTCAGCGCAAACTGTCTCGGCAGCCGCAGAGGAACTTTCGGCCGCGAACACGCAGGTTGCGGCCGGTTCGGAGGAGACAAGCGTTCAGGCCGGCGTGGTCGCCGCAGCGTCTGAACAGGTCAGCCGAAACGTGCAGACCGTCGCAGCAGGTGCCGAAGAGATGGGCGCATCGATCCGCGAAATCGCGCAGAACGCCAACCAGGCCGCCAAGGTAGCGAACACCGCGATCGCGGTCGTCTCTGCGACCAACGACACGGTCGCCAAGCTCGGGGTCAGTAGCCAGGAGATCGGCACCGTGGTCAAGCAGATCACCTCGATCGCTGAGCAGACGAATTTGCTCGCGCTGAACGCGACCATCGAGGCGGCGCGGGCGGGTGAAGCGGGAAAGGGATTCGCGGTGGTCGCCGGTGAGGTCAAGGACCTCGCCCGGGAGACAGCACTGGCGACGGAAGAGATCACTCGCCGGGTCGAGTCGATCCAGGCTGAGACGCTCGGGGCTGTTGCTGCGATCAAGGAGATCAGCGTCATCATCGCCTCGATCAACGACTACCAGATGACAATCGCCTCGGCGGTGGAGGAGCAAACGGCAACGACCAACGAGATGTCCCGATCGGTCGCTGAAGCTGCCACCGGTTCGGGCGAGATCGCGGGCAACATCGCAGGTGTCGCGACCGGCGCCGCGTCCTCGAGTGAAGTGCTCGTGCAGATGGGGTCGTCCGTGGACGAGCTCGCCCGGATGGCCGCTGACCTGCGCGAGCGGGTCTCCGCCTTTACCTACTAA
- a CDS encoding DUF429 domain-containing protein, whose product MTAHLGIDLAWGQNGRTGLAALDASGRLVASTSVHTDDEIAAFVATHTPGELVTEIDAPLIVPNATGRRGYEALVSRRVRPVRRGAYPSNRSRPLFDPPRA is encoded by the coding sequence GTGACCGCCCACCTCGGCATCGACCTCGCGTGGGGCCAGAACGGGCGGACGGGCCTCGCCGCGCTCGACGCGTCCGGCCGCTTGGTCGCGTCCACCTCGGTCCACACCGACGACGAGATCGCCGCCTTCGTCGCGACCCACACACCCGGTGAGCTGGTCACGGAGATCGACGCGCCGCTGATCGTCCCGAACGCCACGGGCCGGCGCGGCTACGAGGCGCTGGTCTCCCGCCGAGTTCGTCCCGTACGACGCGGTGCGTACCCATCGAACCGGTCCCGACCGCTGTTCGACCCGCCGCGCGCCTAG
- a CDS encoding flotillin family protein, whose protein sequence is MDNLKDFAGLAGIVLAVIVALIVAGVGVRRYRIANPSEALIVVGRKGGKPVLNPETGESSMDLSGQKVVMGGGVFVKPFVEQSYPLSLASRSIRVQIRGAVSKQGIRLNLDAVAIVKVGGAEAAVRAAAQRFLHQQEQIEAFTQEVLAGSLRSIVGTLTVDEIIRDRAAFARQVADESVTSLNNQGLVLDTFQIQDVSDDSNYLRDLGRPEAAAAARNAAIAEARASQESSQAESVAQVLIAESQRDLALRQAEFKADTDRAQANAAAAGDLAKADQDQEVLTAQERVAERQAALTERTLDTDVRKPADAARYKQEQEAQANRNAVQFEAEGRAKASVADSQASAERVRLTSLADAERVRISSEAEAASVRVGADAELARRSAQASATQLEGEAEAAAVQALGHAQAQARKESAAAFEQYGEAARLQLVVEVLPEMAKALAAPLGSIKDLTVISNDGAGALSRSVANNLQETLETVRRTTGVDVVGILKGFGDLAQAPHAEPAADAG, encoded by the coding sequence GTGGACAACCTCAAGGACTTCGCCGGCCTCGCAGGGATCGTCCTCGCGGTGATCGTCGCGCTGATCGTCGCAGGGGTCGGGGTCCGCCGCTACCGGATCGCCAACCCGTCGGAGGCGCTGATCGTCGTCGGGCGCAAGGGCGGGAAGCCGGTGCTCAACCCCGAGACCGGCGAGTCCTCGATGGACCTGTCCGGGCAGAAGGTCGTGATGGGCGGCGGCGTGTTCGTCAAGCCGTTCGTCGAGCAGTCCTACCCCCTCTCGCTCGCGAGCCGGTCGATTCGCGTGCAGATCCGCGGCGCCGTCTCCAAGCAAGGCATCCGCCTGAACCTCGACGCCGTCGCGATCGTCAAGGTCGGCGGGGCCGAGGCCGCCGTGCGCGCCGCCGCCCAGCGGTTCCTGCACCAGCAGGAGCAGATCGAGGCGTTCACCCAGGAGGTCCTGGCCGGCTCGCTCCGCTCGATCGTCGGCACCCTCACCGTCGACGAGATCATCCGCGACCGCGCCGCCTTCGCGCGCCAGGTCGCCGACGAGTCCGTGACCAGCCTCAACAACCAGGGCCTGGTGCTCGACACCTTCCAGATCCAGGACGTCTCCGACGACAGCAACTACCTGCGCGACCTCGGCCGCCCCGAGGCCGCCGCCGCCGCGCGTAACGCCGCGATCGCCGAGGCGCGCGCGAGCCAGGAGTCCTCGCAGGCCGAGTCGGTCGCGCAGGTGCTCATCGCCGAGTCGCAGCGCGACCTCGCCCTGCGTCAGGCCGAGTTCAAGGCCGACACCGACCGCGCCCAGGCCAACGCCGCCGCCGCGGGCGACCTCGCCAAGGCCGACCAGGACCAGGAGGTCCTCACCGCGCAGGAGCGGGTCGCCGAGCGCCAGGCCGCGCTCACCGAGCGCACCCTCGACACCGACGTCCGCAAGCCGGCCGACGCGGCGCGGTACAAGCAGGAGCAGGAGGCGCAGGCCAACCGCAACGCCGTTCAGTTCGAAGCCGAGGGCCGCGCCAAGGCTTCGGTTGCCGACTCGCAGGCCTCGGCCGAGCGTGTCCGCCTGACCTCCCTCGCGGACGCCGAGCGGGTCCGGATCAGCTCGGAGGCCGAGGCCGCCTCCGTGCGCGTCGGAGCCGACGCCGAGCTCGCGCGTCGCTCAGCCCAGGCCAGCGCGACCCAGCTCGAGGGCGAGGCCGAGGCCGCCGCGGTCCAGGCGCTCGGCCACGCGCAGGCGCAGGCCCGCAAGGAGTCCGCGGCGGCGTTCGAGCAGTATGGCGAGGCCGCGCGGCTCCAGCTGGTCGTCGAGGTGCTTCCGGAGATGGCGAAAGCGCTGGCCGCACCGCTCGGGTCGATCAAGGACCTCACGGTGATCTCGAACGACGGCGCCGGGGCGCTCTCCCGGTCCGTCGCCAACAACCTCCAGGAGACGCTGGAGACGGTGCGCCGGACCACCGGGGTCGACGTCGTCGGCATACTGAAGGGCTTTGGCGACCTCGCGCAGGCGCCGCACGCGGAGCCGGCGGCCGACGCCGGGTAG
- a CDS encoding DedA family protein produces MIAYVALYLLVALDGIFPPVPSESAVITLAALSSAGGGTNLVLVLLVAAAGAFTGDQVAYVVGRRINPRRLPFLRTTRGRRTVAWAGAALTRRGPAVILAARYLPVARVAVNVTAGAVGYPRAKFSVLTAIGAVGWSAYSAVLGVTAGAWFPGRPLLAVSAGIVSGVVIGLAVDQVLRWASARAHPSGSGDAPARATQPVYVSGEELAHPCPSGEKDAEKGRRTFG; encoded by the coding sequence GTGATTGCGTACGTCGCCCTCTACCTACTCGTCGCGCTCGACGGGATCTTCCCGCCGGTCCCGAGCGAGTCCGCGGTGATCACGCTCGCAGCTCTCTCGTCCGCAGGCGGCGGCACCAACCTCGTCCTCGTTCTGCTCGTCGCGGCGGCGGGCGCTTTCACTGGCGACCAGGTCGCCTATGTCGTAGGACGCAGGATCAACCCACGCCGGCTTCCATTCCTGCGCACCACGCGCGGCCGGCGCACCGTCGCGTGGGCCGGGGCAGCTCTCACCCGCCGCGGGCCAGCCGTCATCCTCGCGGCGCGGTACCTGCCCGTTGCACGGGTCGCGGTCAACGTGACCGCGGGAGCCGTCGGCTACCCGCGAGCCAAGTTCTCCGTGCTCACTGCGATCGGGGCCGTGGGCTGGTCTGCGTACTCAGCCGTTCTCGGCGTCACTGCTGGGGCCTGGTTCCCGGGAAGGCCCTTGCTAGCCGTCTCAGCGGGGATCGTAAGTGGCGTCGTGATCGGACTCGCGGTCGACCAGGTGCTTCGCTGGGCGAGCGCCCGTGCACACCCGTCGGGGTCAGGAGATGCACCTGCTCGTGCTACTCAACCCGTTTACGTCAGTGGGGAAGAACTCGCTCATCCGTGCCCGTCGGGCGAGAAGGATGCTGAAAAGGGTCGCCGAACCTTCGGCTAG
- a CDS encoding DUF4097 family beta strand repeat-containing protein codes for MTNETTTPATADPVAPGPAARRAPDGRRALRVVGVSTALLLVLVSALSVVSLLSRLSEHHTGSYAGIRTVEIHAGFEDVELTGSATATSVSMDRAAAWSLFKPVIAERLDGDRLVISSRCQLPVGLGCSGHIILVVPAGVAVQLFASDGTVQVGEMSGPTTLNVEDGRTILRALSGEVDVTSSDGDITGTDLAGGLTVRTSDGSVDLTGLRSTRVDAQTSDGDVRLDFAAAPISVTAQTDDGSIRVIVPNDGDAYRVIADVGGDGRRTVTVPADSRSDRSIELRAREGSIDVGTTP; via the coding sequence ATGACGAACGAGACCACCACCCCCGCCACCGCAGACCCTGTGGCGCCCGGTCCCGCCGCACGTCGGGCTCCCGATGGGCGCCGCGCGCTGCGCGTCGTCGGGGTATCCACTGCACTGCTGCTCGTCCTCGTCAGCGCACTGTCCGTCGTCAGCCTGCTGTCCCGGCTGAGCGAACACCACACGGGCAGCTACGCCGGGATCAGAACGGTCGAGATCCATGCCGGGTTCGAGGATGTCGAGCTCACCGGCTCGGCGACCGCGACGTCGGTGTCGATGGACCGCGCGGCCGCCTGGTCGCTGTTCAAACCGGTGATCGCCGAGCGCCTCGACGGAGACCGGCTGGTGATCAGCTCCCGCTGCCAGCTCCCGGTCGGGCTCGGCTGCTCGGGACACATCATCCTTGTCGTGCCGGCCGGCGTCGCCGTCCAGCTCTTCGCCAGCGACGGGACGGTGCAGGTCGGCGAGATGAGCGGGCCGACAACTCTGAACGTCGAAGACGGGAGGACCATTCTGCGGGCGCTCAGCGGCGAGGTCGACGTCACCTCGTCGGACGGCGACATCACCGGCACCGACCTCGCGGGCGGTCTCACCGTCCGCACCAGCGACGGATCGGTCGATCTGACTGGCCTACGGTCGACTCGCGTCGACGCGCAGACTTCCGACGGCGACGTCCGGCTCGACTTCGCGGCGGCGCCGATCTCGGTGACCGCACAAACTGACGACGGGTCGATCCGGGTCATCGTGCCGAACGACGGTGACGCGTATCGGGTCATCGCCGACGTCGGCGGAGACGGCCGGCGCACCGTGACCGTACCGGCGGACAGCAGGTCGGACCGGAGCATCGAACTCCGGGCCCGCGAAGGATCGATCGATGTGGGCACCACGCCGTGA